The region ATAATCTCCCGGGCTCCGTATTTCAATGCCTTCAGGACGGCCGTCCGGGTCCAGCGCTGAGCGCTCATGATGATCGGCGGCGGGGAGTTCTGGCGGATGGCATTGACCTTGATGCAGACCGCCAGCTCGTGGTCGTTCGCATCCTGCGAACCGATCAGCACCAGCCGCACGTTGCGGCCGGAGAAGAGCTCCTTGATGTCGGCATTGAGCGTCCCCTCAACCACTTGGTAACCGGTCACAGCAGCCGCCGTCACCATCTGGTGGCGTGCGTCGTTGTCATCCTCCAGCACCACGACGCTGTCGATCCCGGCCTCTGCCGAGCCGGGCTCCTCTTCGGGGGAGGGGGCGACCCCCTCGCCGGCCTTGGCTTGCGGCGGCACCGCGGCATCCCCCACCTCGGCGGGCGCGGGGGGCTCCTCCTCGACGGGGGGCGCGGGCGGTTCCTCGCTGGGAGGGTCGAACTGGTTGCCCAGGCCGACGGGGATGAGCACGTCCAGATAGTTCAACTCCTGGTCCGGCATCTCCAGCTTCGAGCGGAACATTAGGTAGTCGCCTTCGGGAAGCGGCTCGTTTTCGCTCAATTCATCGATTTCGGGGATGAACTTTTTGGGCGAAAGCAATTTCAGATGCACCTTGTTGGGAAGGCTGCCCTGAAAAACGGTGTTGAACGCCCCGTTGATCATATTGGCAATCTCGGCAAAGGCATCGATGTCATCGCTTTCGATGATGCAGAGACGCTTCTTCTCCTGGATGCGTGCCGGCGGGATACCCAGCAGGATGCTGCTCATCACGATGGCGTCGCGCAGGGAGAACAGCAGGTAAAACTGCCCGGTGTAGGCCTCCCGCGACTCGACGCCGATCACGAAGCAGGCATCCTCGAGGCCGCCGAAGTAGGAAGTCTTGCTGGTAGTGAGAGAATCAGAGAGGGCAATGGCGAGCTCCTGCCCCAAAAGCATGCCGCTTTCCTCACCAGCCTGCTTCAGGGCAGAGGCCAACATCTCATGTAGCGTG is a window of Geobacter sp. FeAm09 DNA encoding:
- a CDS encoding response regulator transcription factor, giving the protein MDGYTTLHEMLASALKQAGEESGMLLGQELAIALSDSLTTSKTSYFGGLEDACFVIGVESREAYTGQFYLLFSLRDAIVMSSILLGIPPARIQEKKRLCIIESDDIDAFAEIANMINGAFNTVFQGSLPNKVHLKLLSPKKFIPEIDELSENEPLPEGDYLMFRSKLEMPDQELNYLDVLIPVGLGNQFDPPSEEPPAPPVEEEPPAPAEVGDAAVPPQAKAGEGVAPSPEEEPGSAEAGIDSVVVLEDDNDARHQMVTAAAVTGYQVVEGTLNADIKELFSGRNVRLVLIGSQDANDHELAVCIKVNAIRQNSPPPIIMSAQRWTRTAVLKALKYGAREIIIKPCSEEELVAKVRRFCKPPVQ